Within Phycisphaerales bacterium, the genomic segment GGGCATCGCCGACCGTGTGCGCTTCGTGGGCACCACGACACCGATGCGCACGTGGTACGCGGCCACGGATGCGCTCGTACAGCCCACCTGGTACGACCCGTGCAGTCGCACCGTGCTTGAAGCTTTGTGCTACGGCCTGCCGACGGTGACCACGCAGTTCAACGGTGCGGCCGAAGCGCTCACGCCAGCGACCGGTCGCATCGTGGCCACACCCGCGGACAGGTTGGCCCTCGCCGCCGCACTGACCGATGTGTTGAGGCCGGAGATGCGCGCCGGTGCGCGTGACGCAGCGCCGCACTACCAGCGGGACTTATCCATGACCCGCCATGCACGCGAGTTGATCGCCCTGTATGAGCGAATCGTGCGGAGCCGGCCACACCCGGTGGCGCGATCAATTGAGGAATAATGCGCGGATGCGGGCCACCAGGACTGCGAGCGTTTCCTGCACATGGAGCGCATAGAAGTACTCACGATCGCGGGCAATGCTGTCGATACGGAGTCGCGCTTCCAGGGCCGCCACGTACTCGTCGTACTCCGCCGCACGCCACGGATCATGTTCCAGCATGCGCGTGTTGAGCCGGCGCAGTTCCAGGAACACGAGCCGGCGGGCCTCCGCGTTACGGCGCTGATGGGCGCGTAGCTCATGGGACTGGCGCACGAGTTCGGAGCGCTGCCGTTGCAGCCGGTCCGGAATGCCGCGCACATGACGCTGCGGATTGAATCGCAGATCGCGGCTGCGGTGCCGGGCTGCCCGGACATGGGCCTCGGTGACACCCTCCTGAGGGAGAGGCAGATGCACCGTGGCACTCACGCAGCCAAGGGGCGCGAGAGACACACCGAAGCATGCTGCGAGGAACCCCTCCGTCATCTCGTCATACTTCGCCCCGCCGATGCCGTGGATGAATGCGTCCGCGAGCACCAGCCGCAGGAAGCCCGAGAGCGTCAGGGCTCGCGGCCGCAGGTGCCAGCCGCCCGCGCGCTCGAGCGGCCACGGTTGCACGTGATTGGCATACTCGGCCAGGGCCGCACGCGGCATGGCCCCGAGCACGCGGTTGTCCGTTGCCAGCTCAACTTGGTCGCCGACGGTGCGGACAAAGAGGCGCCGCCTCGGCTCGTCGGGGCGCAGCACCCAGAACGGCAGTTCGACCGTGTCACCTCGCACGAGCAGCGGTGGGACCGGGCGACCGGTGGCACGTACGCCGTGGGTCGCGCGGTACGCGTGCTGGGCCGCGTTGTACGCTTCCGCTGTCCGCTGCGGCGCCAGTAGGAACGTGGCTACGTAGGCACGAAAGGCCGCGGTGGAGGCCAGGTGCGAAAGACGCAGATCAACGATACCGCTGAGTCCGAGCGCGCCGGCGACGGCCGCATGGCCGCGCGCGAGCGCTGCGCAATACACGGGATTCGGATCGTCGATCGTCAGAAACGCGCGGGCGAAGGTGTCGAGCAGGGCTCGATCACGGAATTCGTGCAGACTTGCGAGCGTCGCGAAGAACTGGAGCCAGTCACTGCGCGGGATCCGCGGCTGGGATTCGTAGGGGAGCAGCGGCTCACACCCGGGGATGAGCACGTCGACTCGGCGCAGCCCGTGCGGAGTCGTCTCCGGCAGGACCAGGCGCTGCGTCTTCGGGAGGTCGGCATCGACAGTCACAAACACCGCGGTGCCGCCCGCCCGTTCCGCGAGCGCGTGGGCCGCGACCGTCTTCGCGAAAACACCGGCGTGAAAGAACTCGGCCTGGTGCCCGGTCGCAACGATCGGACGGGACTCCGGGAGGGCGAGGGCACGCCGCAGGTCGGCCCGCACCTGCGCAAGCCGGGAGTCCAGCAGCGGTGCATCCGGGAAAGCCCCGGGCGCCGCCTGCAATGAAGCCCGCAGGTGCGCCGGCGCCGGTTCGCAGAGCAATCCCAGGTGCTCCGGCGGCGTCCGCAGGCGTGTGCGGTCGATCATCAGGCGTGCCGGGGGCGACGACATGCAGCCAGCGTACACGGTTGTGGGGTAGGAGTCTCGCGCTGCAGTTCACGCACGAACACGGAGAGGTAGTGCTGCAGGCGGGCGGCCGGATCGTCCAGCGTCCCGCCGAATTCGCGGCTGGCATCGCGGTAGATTCGCCGCACGGGCAGCTCACGAATGCGTAACTCGGCCCGCACGCACTGCACCCAGAATTGCAAAGGGAACGCGTACCCGGGTTCGTCGAGTGCCAGCCGCTGCAACGCCGCGGTGCGATGGGCCTTGAAGCCGCAGAAGGAGTCCGTCAGGTGCAGACCCAGTATCTGCTCAAGCAAATCGTTGATGGTGAAGTTGATCCGCTGCCGGTCAGGCGGCGCTACGTCGCCGGCCCCCGGGTGCAGGTAGCGCGAACCGCTGAAGATGTCCGCCTTGCCGGCCCGGGCCGCGGCGACGAACTCCGGAATCCACTCCGGCTCATGCTGCTCGTCGCAGTCCATGGTGATGACCCAATCATAACGCCGTTCCCGCGCGAATCGGAAAGCGTCGATCACACTCTGGCCGTAACCACGATTCTCCGGATGCCGGATCACCTCAATCCCACCCTCTTGACGCAACAATTCCGGCGTTTGATCCGTCGAACCGTCATCGATGACGAGCAGGTCATGCCCTTGCCGCCGCACGGCGCGTAACACCCCGGGCAGGTAACGTTCCTCGTTATATACCGGCATCGCGATCAAAAACGACATGCCGCTCTCCGTCGTCGCCGGCGCGACGCTCCGCCCCTCCGGTCAGTGCCCGACGCCGCTACTTGCGCCGGCCACGTCGCGGACGCGCTCTACGACCGGATGATTCTTGCGGGGCGGTTTCGAATGTCAAACCGGCCCCCGGGAAAGCAACTCCAGGCACGCAGCGGCGATGGTGCGGGCCGCGCACGGGCGCGCCAGTCCGGCGGCCCCCGCGCGCAGGCGGGCCAGCGCCGCCGGGTCCTCGAGCAACCCTGCAACCCGCTCTGTCAGCAGCCGCACATGGTTGACACGTACACCTGCACCAGCTTCGAGCAGGTAGTCACTGTTGCGCTGCTCCTGCCCCGGGTACGGGTACAGCACGAGTAATGGCAGCCCGCACGCCATCGCCTCGGCCATGGTCAAACCACCGGGCTTGCTGATGGCAAGGTCCGCGGCGCACATCCATTCGTGGACCCGATCTGTATAACCCACGACACGGGCCACACGGCCACGGCGCACCGCGGCGGACTCGAGGTCCCGCGCGAGGTGCGCGTTCCGCCCGGCCAGCGCAACGAGCTCCACAGTCGGCGGGAGTGCGAGCAACTCATCCCAGGCCTCACCGGCCCGGCGGCGTGTGTAGCCACTGGCCAGCAACAGTACCAGCGGCACGCCCGGTGCTATCTCACAGCGATCACGCGCTGCCGCGCGCGTCGGCAATTGTTGAAACTGTGCCCGGAGCGGAACTCCGGTGACGCTGATTTTCTCACGTGGCACGCCCCACTGGGCCAGCAGGGTGCGGCCGAGATCCGTGGCTGTAAAGTAGCGGTCCGCCGGTTCCTGCGCCCAGACACGGTGCGTTTCGTAGTCCGTCGCAATGATGACCTGCGGACAGTGCAATCGCCCGGTCGCCCGTAAACGTGCGGCGACTTCCGCTGTCAGGTAATGCGTGTTCACGATCAGGTCCGGGCACCATCCCCGGATGAAGCGGGCCATACGACCGGTATTGGCATTCTGCATCAACACGCGAAAGCGATCGAATGCACCTCCCGGCGGACGGTCGGCGGCTTCATACATCCAATTCATCAGCGCCGGCCAGTGCTGCACCAACCAGAGGTAGCCGCCGGCGTAGAAGCGTCGGAAAAACGGATTCACCACCTCCATCGCGTCGATGACGGCGATCTCGGCCTGCGGCGCGGCCGCGCGCAGCGCCTGCTCCATCCCGCGAGCTGCCACGACATGGCCATTGCCCGCCGATACAGTGAGAATCAGGATGCGCCGATGCACGTCCACGTATCGCAACCCCTACCGTTGTGGGTGATCCGCTTCAGGGTGGGAGCGCAACCGCCGAATCAGTTCGGCCGCGAGCCGCACGAGCGACACCTGTAATTCCGCGACCGTCGGACGAACCCCGGGACGCGGCATGCAAACCAGGTCGAGCCCCGGCGGGAGCTTCTGCTGTGACAGGCGAAACGCAGCCCGCAAGCGCCGTTTCAGCAGATTCCGATGCACCGCCCCACCGTGCCGCCGCCCAACCACCAGTCCGATGCGGGAATGCACACGAGCACTGCGCCGCCCCCAAAGGGTAACGTTCTTGTCCCCCAGGCGCAGCCCCACATGCATAACCCTTTCAAACTCGACGTGCCGGGTGATGCGCAGCCGACGCGGCATGCGCAGCCGCGCCCCAACCGGGCCTTCTGCCCGGGACTTCGCACCTGTGTCGACGTGTCGGCCCGGCGAGCGCGGGTCTGAATCGGTCACGAGCACGACCTCACCGCCGGCTTTCCGCGAGGCGCGCGACCAGCGCGGCGCCAAAGGCCGGCAGGTCCGACGGTCGGCGGCTTGTCACGAAATGCCGATCGACGACCACGGGTTCGTCAACCCACAGCGCCCCGGCGTTCACGAG encodes:
- the rnpA gene encoding ribonuclease P protein component, which codes for MTDSDPRSPGRHVDTGAKSRAEGPVGARLRMPRRLRITRHVEFERVMHVGLRLGDKNVTLWGRRSARVHSRIGLVVGRRHGGAVHRNLLKRRLRAAFRLSQQKLPPGLDLVCMPRPGVRPTVAELQVSLVRLAAELIRRLRSHPEADHPQR
- a CDS encoding glycosyltransferase family 2 protein codes for the protein MSFLIAMPVYNEERYLPGVLRAVRRQGHDLLVIDDGSTDQTPELLRQEGGIEVIRHPENRGYGQSVIDAFRFARERRYDWVITMDCDEQHEPEWIPEFVAAARAGKADIFSGSRYLHPGAGDVAPPDRQRINFTINDLLEQILGLHLTDSFCGFKAHRTAALQRLALDEPGYAFPLQFWVQCVRAELRIRELPVRRIYRDASREFGGTLDDPAARLQHYLSVFVRELQRETPTPQPCTLAACRRPRHA